Proteins co-encoded in one Nicotiana sylvestris chromosome 7, ASM39365v2, whole genome shotgun sequence genomic window:
- the LOC138873322 gene encoding uncharacterized mitochondrial protein AtMg00810-like: protein MSPPNSRVPGPLQDSAENANKTTLASSPTICPNSQTPSAPPARHIIARSQNNIFKPKQIFDYLATKSSSPVHLTPNTFKQAQKYPKWCEAMNDGWPLHQLDVNNAFLQGTLEETVFMQQPQGFVDPLHPNHVCRPHKPIYRLRQAPRAWYNALMQFLLSCGFKRAYSDTSLFIYQSSNVLVFVLIYVDDIIVTGSSKDHIRSVVNSLGSRFSLKDLGHLHFFLNIEVIPFNDGLLLTQSKLIADVLSRFNMHEAKGVATPMYTTEPLTLNDGSPAANAKEYRQVVGALQYLTNTRPDISFVVNRLAQFMHCPSMKHWQAAKRLLRYLKHTITYGLHLRPSTSTKLIAYADADWGGDPISRASTSAYIILHGCNPISWSSKKQRTVARSSIEAEYRAVAAAVAEINWLVNLQREL from the exons atgagtccaccaaatagtagagtacctggtcctctacaagattctgctgagaatgctaataaaaca ACCTTGGCTTCATCACCAACTATCTGCCCAAATTCTCAAACCCCATCAGCTCCTCCTGCGCGACATATTATCGCTAGATCCCAAAATAATATTTTCAAACCCAAGCAGATATTTGATTATCTTGCCACAAAATCCTCTTCTCCAGTACACTTAACTCCTAACACCTTCAAACAAGCACAAAAGTATCCCAAGTGGTGTGAAGCAATGAATGATGG ATGGCCTTTGCACCAACTCGACGTGAACAATGCATTTTTGCAAGGAACTCTAGAGGAAACTGTGTTCATGCAGCAACCACAAGGATTTGTTGATCCTCTGCATCCAAACCATGTATGTCGCCCTCACAAGCCAATTTATAGACTTCGCCAAGCTCCTCGTGCTTGGTATAATGCTCTTATGCAGTTCCTCCTTTCTTGTGGTTTCAAGAGGGCGTACTCCGACACTTCTCTATTCATTTATCAATCCTCTAATGTTCTGGTCTTTGTGTTAATTTACGTTGACGACATCATTGTCACTGGTTCTTCAAAAGATCACATTCGCTCAGTTGTGAATTCACTTGGAAGCAGATTCTCTCTCAAGGACCTTGGGCATCTTCACTTCTTCCTGAATATTGAAGTTATTCCATTCAATGATGGCCTACTTCTCACTCAAAGTAAGCTGATTGCTGATGTTCTCAGTCGCTTCAACATGCACGAAGCTAAAGGTGTGGCCACCCCAATGTACACCACGGAACCTCTCACTCTCAATGATGGTTCTCCTGCTGCCAATGCAAAAGAATACCGTCAAGTTGTTGGTGCTCTGCAATACCTCACAAACACTCGGCCAGATATCTCATTCGTTGTCAATCGTTTAGCTCAGTTCATGCACTGCCCGTCCATGAAACACTGGCAAGCAGCAAAGCGTCTTCTTCGCTATCTCAAACATACTATCACCTATGGCTTACATCTTCGACCGTCAACTTCAACAAAGCTTATTGCATATGCTGACGCTGATTGGGGTGGGGACCCTATCTCTCGTGCTTCAACTTCAGCTTATATTATCCTCCATGGTTGCAATCCTATTAGCTGGAGTTCTAAGAAGCAACGTACAGTCGCACGATCCTCTATTGAGGCAGAGTATCGTGCAGTTGCAGCTGCTGTAGCTGAAATAAATTGGCTTGTCAACCTTCAACGTGAGCTATAA
- the LOC138873323 gene encoding secreted RxLR effector protein 161-like: MGELNFFLGLQVKQSPKGISICQQKYIRELLKRFDMEALKVIDTLIATTTRLDMDETGSLVNQTMFQSNPKKSHLKAAKRILRYLKGTQDLVLYYPLGDIFNLIGYADADYTGYLVDRKRTFGIAHLLGSCLISWGTRKQNSMALSTAEAEYVAATS; encoded by the exons ATGGGAGAActgaacttcttcttgggtcttcaagtaaaacagtccccAAAGGGTATATCCATTTGTCAACAAAAATACATTagggagctcttgaagaggtttgacatggaagcattaAAAGTGATAGACACTCTCATTGCTACTACCACTCGACTagacatggatgaaactggatctcttgtgaatcaaaccat gtttcaatcaaatcccaagaaatctcacttgaaggctgccaaaagaatactgagatatctcaaaggaacacaggacctggtGCTGTATTATCCGTTAGGTGACATTTTTAATCtgattgggtatgctgatgcagATTAtacaggttatcttgtggacaggaaaagAACTTTTGGAATAGCTCACTTATTAGGTTCGTGTCTTatctcttggggcacaaggaagcaaaattcaatggctctttcaacagctgaagctgaatatgtagcCGCAACATCCTGA
- the LOC138873324 gene encoding uncharacterized protein, which produces MAIEDDSSPSESQHTRAAFSAPFQATGTSTFTAGTTSFPVIDHNHPLYLQPIDTPGLGIAHQTFCVYTPQQNGEVERKHKTILEMARSIRFQAVVPLKFWDECINTVVYLVNRIPFRTIHNKSPFEMLHLYPPSLNQRVLYAMQPVQRSMASLLLEPYQEQIFLFKHMRDIDTPLFLVLDLLSSSHSIPYDVVSSGDNNIIEHNSEPTNRHPLRRSGRIGRPPLWLQDYVTSSKNASCHCPLSSYVMYNNITPSYHHTLIVCSSTTEPKSFAEAVKDPKWIKAMQLEIEALEVNHT; this is translated from the exons ATGGCGATTGAGGATGATTCTTCACCATCTGAATCTCAACACACTCGTGCTGCTTTTTCGGCACCATTTCAAGCTACTGGTACGAGTACCTTCACTGCTGGAACCACAAGCTTTCCTGTCATTGACCACAACCATCCATTGTACCTTCAACCAATAGATACTCCAG GTCTTGGCATTGCCCATCAGACTTTCTGTGTTTACACCCCTCAACAGAATGGAGAAGTTGAGAGGAAGCACAAAACCATTCTGGAAATGGCTAGATCTATTAGATTTCAAGCTGTAGTTCCCTTAAAGTTCTGGGATGAATGCATAAATACTGTTGTGTACCTTGTTAACAGAATACCTTTTAGAACCATTCACAACAAGTCTCCTTTTGAAATGCTTCATTTGTATCCACCATCTTTGAACCAAAGGGTTCTTTATGCTATGCAACCAGTCCAAAGGAGCATGGCAAGTTTGCTGCTAGAGCCATACCAG GAGCAGATATTCCTCTTCAAGCATATGAGGGATATAGACACTCCTCTATTTCTAGTTCTTGACTTGTTGTCTTCTAGTCACAGTATTCCCTATGATGTGGTGTCATCTG GTGATAACAACATTATTGAGCACAATTCTGAACCAACTAATCGTCATCCTCTTAGAAGATCTGGTAGGATAGGAAGACCACCTCTTTGGCTTCAAGATTATGTAACTAGTTCAAAAAATGCATCTTGCCATTGTCCCTTGTCTTCCTATGTCATGTATAACAATATCACACCTTCATATCACCATACTCTCATAGTGTGCTCTTCTACCACTGAACCTAAGTCATTTGCAGAAGCAGTCAAGGACCCTAAGTGGATAAAAGCAATGCAGTTGGAGATTGAGGCCCTAGAAGTTAATCATACATAG